A single window of Nicotiana sylvestris chromosome 3, ASM39365v2, whole genome shotgun sequence DNA harbors:
- the LOC138887296 gene encoding uncharacterized protein: MNTSRDLVDNGGVNDVHANNPVNGGTAVARVDYNHPLFLCPTDVSGIQIISFQLTGIENYSIWQISMRVALFGRNKLSLVDGTCKKEVFPITMWNHWERVNAIVLSWIMNFVSKGLLEGIMYASSAQVVWDDLSGRFNKIDGT; encoded by the coding sequence ATGAATACTAGCAGAGATCTAGTAGATAATGGAGGTGTCAATGATGTACATGCAAACAATCCAGTGAATGGAGGAACTGCAGTTGCAAGAGTCGACTATAACCATCCCTTGTTCCTATGCCCGACAGATGTAAGTGGTATTCAAATTATCTCATTTCAGTTGACTGGGATTGAAAATTATTCAATTTGGCAAATATCTATGCGTGTTGCTCTGTTTGGTAGAAATAAATTAAGTCTAGTAGATGGAACATGCAAAAAAGAAGTTTTTCCAATAACAATGTGGAATCATTGGGAACGTGTTAATGCAATAGTTTTGTCTTGGATTATGAATTTTGTGTCTAAAGGACTATTAGAAGGAATCATGTATGCCTCTAGTGCTCAAGTAGTGTGGGATGATCTTTCTGGGAGGTTTAACAAAATTGATGGCACATGA